The window CCCGTGCTGCTGCCCGTGCTGCTGAACATGCCGCTGCCCGCCTCGGCGCAGAACGCCACCCCGGTGCGCCTGGTCGACGCGGCGCGCGCCCAGATCGGCGTGACCACCCAATACAACGGACGCTACGAGCGCATCGCCTATCCCGGCGGCGACGTGCCGCTCGAGCGCGGCGTGTGCACCGACGTGGTGATCCGCGCCTACCGCAAGGTTGGCGTGGACTTGCAGGAACTGGTGCACAAGGACATGAAGAAAGCTTGGGATGCCTATCCGCACCTGTGGCAACTCAAGCGCCCCGATCCGAATATCGACCATCGCCGCGTGCCCAACCTGGCCACCTATTTCAAGCGCCACGGCAAGGCCATGACGCCCTCGCGCGATGGCGCCGCCTACCAGGCGGGCGACATCGTCACCTGGATGCTGCCGGGTAACCTGCCGCACATCGGCATCGTGGCCGGCCAGCGCAGCGGCGCCGGGGTGCCGCTGGTGATCCACAACATCGGCAACGGCACCCAGATCGAGGATCGCCTGTTCGCCTATCCTCTCACCGGGCACTACCGCTGGAACCCGGACGCCAAGCCGGCGCTCAGCGCAGCCCGGTGACCGATCCTTCCTTCGGATAGTCGATCCGGTACTCGACCTGGAACTTGGCGGTCGCGCCCGGCGCGAGCGTCTTTTTCCAGGCGACCACACCGCGCCGCTGTTCCCAGGTGTCGGTGAACGGTTTCGGATCGAACACTGCCTCGACCTTGACTTCCTCGGCCGTGCTGACGGGCGAGGAATCGAACACCAGCAGCTCGACCGGTGTCTTGTGGCGGTTGACCAGGGTGAACACATCGGCGCGCACGCTGGTGGCGCGGCCGCCGAACATGCCCTTGCTGCCGGTCTTGCCGGCGACCGGATCGAGCGAGACCTTGACCAGGTCGTCGCGCCCGAACGAGAACAGGGCGCGCTCCCCCTCCTGCAGATTCCACTGGGTGGCGCCGATATAACCGCCATCGCGGAACAGCTGCATGCTGCCGGCCGGCCACACGCCTTCCGGACGGGCCGCTTCGGCCATGACGATGGCAAATTTTTCCAGGCGCGGCGTCACGCGCAGATGCTGGGTGACCGGCAGCGCCAGGGTCGACAGCACGACCGAGGTGGCGCGTCCGTCGGCGGCCAGGTTGACCCGGCCCGGCACCTCGAATTCGGTGGAGAACACGCCCTGCATCTCGGCGACCTCGTCATCGTCGCGCTTGACGGCGTTGGCGGTGATCTGCACCTTTTCCCTCCTGTCCATTGCCATCATCGGCGCTGGCGCCGGCGCATAGGCCCGCATGCTCTCGGGCGCTTGCGGCGGACGGTAGCCCAGCAGCCACGGCTGCGGCTCGCGCCCCGTGGGCGACAGGCGCGGC of the Massilia violaceinigra genome contains:
- a CDS encoding DUF1287 domain-containing protein, producing the protein MKKLVLTLRYLPVLLPVLLNMPLPASAQNATPVRLVDAARAQIGVTTQYNGRYERIAYPGGDVPLERGVCTDVVIRAYRKVGVDLQELVHKDMKKAWDAYPHLWQLKRPDPNIDHRRVPNLATYFKRHGKAMTPSRDGAAYQAGDIVTWMLPGNLPHIGIVAGQRSGAGVPLVIHNIGNGTQIEDRLFAYPLTGHYRWNPDAKPALSAAR
- a CDS encoding mucoidy inhibitor MuiA family protein — encoded protein: MRYPILAALALLSPACMATNAPVTAVTLYPGSATVVRTAQVAAGATEVVIDGLPANFNVETVRVQAASGIRVADVVSRVNAGSEAVNPAGAQLQGSIERLKDQRAMLEAEAKSAAIVKGYLERYNGGAPEGAKAQGPDNGKALAGVIDTLGRGASEALIKIQKLAVQQRELDKKIEAMERDLAGLQSENKDVRSLVVRLSAAKAGTLTVSYQRDNAGWKPGYRASLDSAASRVDLERLATISQTTGEDWSNVKLTLSTSQPRLSPTGREPQPWLLGYRPPQAPESMRAYAPAPAPMMAMDRREKVQITANAVKRDDDEVAEMQGVFSTEFEVPGRVNLAADGRATSVVLSTLALPVTQHLRVTPRLEKFAIVMAEAARPEGVWPAGSMQLFRDGGYIGATQWNLQEGERALFSFGRDDLVKVSLDPVAGKTGSKGMFGGRATSVRADVFTLVNRHKTPVELLVFDSSPVSTAEEVKVEAVFDPKPFTDTWEQRRGVVAWKKTLAPGATAKFQVEYRIDYPKEGSVTGLR